Proteins from a single region of Streptomyces griseiscabiei:
- a CDS encoding ATP-binding protein, translating into MISIERSRLFRMAVPARPSCAARVRRTVAAHLTRWGLTALLDDAVLATDELFANAVRHTGADPADTIGVVVEWSGLTLRVTLADPSPAPPRPRAVAPFAESGRGLSIVAALTDDWGTDPPEPGDVGKRVWFSLAVREPV; encoded by the coding sequence TTGATCTCGATCGAGCGGTCCCGCCTCTTCCGGATGGCGGTACCCGCGCGCCCCTCGTGCGCCGCGCGGGTGCGGCGCACGGTGGCGGCGCACCTCACCCGGTGGGGCCTCACCGCGCTCCTCGACGACGCGGTCCTCGCCACCGACGAACTCTTCGCCAACGCGGTCCGGCACACGGGTGCCGACCCGGCCGACACCATCGGCGTCGTCGTCGAATGGTCCGGGCTCACCCTGCGGGTGACGCTCGCCGACCCCTCGCCCGCGCCGCCCCGGCCCCGGGCCGTCGCCCCGTTCGCCGAGTCGGGCCGCGGGCTGTCCATCGTCGCCGCGCTGACCGACGACTGGGGCACCGATCCGCCGGAACCGGGTGACGTGGGCAAGAGAGTGTGGTTCTCGCTCGCCGTCCGGGAGCCGGTATGA
- a CDS encoding DUF6624 domain-containing protein — protein sequence MEPTSRPVPPRKRMLAAELIRRAEDERRLAHEARSAPTARARDRIAECHSGNGDALRAIVARHGWPTAESVGEPASTAALMILLHTPDLGFQLTCRDLIAEAVADGRCPAVHHAYIADHCAVALGQPQFYGTRINPGTLFPYPVRRPETVDERRHDVGLGPLTEHLRAVRSGLGASGGL from the coding sequence ATGGAACCCACCTCACGCCCCGTCCCGCCCCGGAAGCGGATGCTCGCCGCCGAGCTGATCCGCAGGGCCGAGGACGAGCGGCGGCTGGCCCACGAGGCCCGGTCCGCGCCCACCGCGCGGGCCCGCGACCGGATCGCCGAGTGCCACTCCGGCAACGGGGACGCCCTGCGCGCGATCGTCGCCCGCCACGGCTGGCCCACCGCCGAGTCGGTCGGCGAACCCGCCTCCACGGCGGCCCTGATGATCCTGCTCCACACCCCCGACCTCGGCTTCCAGCTCACCTGCCGCGACCTGATCGCCGAGGCGGTCGCCGACGGCCGCTGCCCCGCCGTGCACCACGCCTATATCGCCGACCACTGCGCGGTCGCCCTCGGCCAGCCCCAGTTCTACGGCACCCGCATCAACCCCGGCACCCTCTTCCCGTACCCCGTCCGCCGCCCCGAGACGGTCGACGAACGCCGCCACGACGTGGGGCTCGGCCCCCTCACCGAGCATCTCCGGGCGGTGCGCAGCGGGTTGGGGGCGAGCGGCGGGCTGTGA
- the mraY gene encoding phospho-N-acetylmuramoyl-pentapeptide-transferase — translation MNQILYAGAIGLFLTLIGTPLLIKLLARKGYGQYIRDDGPRGHAGKRGTPTMGGIAFILATVVAYGATKVITGESPTYPGFLVLFLMAGMGVVGFLDDYIKIVKRRSLGLRAGAKMAGQLIVGIVFALLAIRFADERGQTPASLKLSFVTDFGWTIGPVLFVVWALFMILAMSNGVNLTDGLDGLATGASVMVFGGYTFIGLWQFQNSCANAMELTDPASCIEVRDPLDLAVVAAALMGACFGFLWWNTSPAKIFMGDTGSLALGGALAGLAICSRTELLLAVLGGLFVLITMSVVIQVGSFKLTGKRVFRMAPLQHHFELKGWSEVLVVVRFWTIQGICVIAGLGLFYAGWAAG, via the coding sequence ATGAACCAGATCCTGTACGCCGGGGCCATCGGCCTCTTCCTGACGCTGATCGGCACACCGCTGCTGATCAAGTTGCTGGCTCGGAAGGGCTACGGGCAGTACATCCGGGACGACGGCCCGCGCGGCCACGCGGGCAAGCGCGGGACGCCCACGATGGGTGGCATCGCCTTCATCCTGGCCACCGTCGTCGCCTACGGCGCGACCAAGGTCATCACCGGTGAGAGCCCGACGTACCCGGGGTTCCTGGTGCTGTTCCTGATGGCGGGCATGGGTGTGGTCGGGTTCCTCGACGACTACATCAAGATCGTGAAGCGGCGTTCGCTGGGGCTGCGGGCCGGGGCGAAGATGGCCGGTCAGCTGATCGTCGGGATCGTGTTCGCGCTGCTCGCCATCCGGTTCGCGGACGAGCGGGGGCAGACGCCGGCCTCGCTGAAGCTGTCGTTCGTCACCGACTTCGGGTGGACGATCGGACCGGTGCTGTTCGTCGTCTGGGCCCTGTTCATGATCCTGGCCATGTCGAACGGGGTGAACCTGACCGACGGTCTGGACGGTCTCGCCACCGGTGCGTCGGTCATGGTGTTCGGCGGCTACACCTTCATCGGGCTGTGGCAGTTCCAGAACTCGTGCGCCAACGCCATGGAACTCACCGACCCCGCCTCCTGCATAGAGGTGCGCGATCCGCTCGATCTCGCCGTGGTGGCCGCCGCGTTGATGGGTGCCTGCTTCGGGTTCCTGTGGTGGAACACCTCGCCCGCCAAGATCTTCATGGGCGACACCGGGTCCCTCGCGCTCGGCGGTGCCCTCGCCGGACTGGCGATCTGCTCGCGCACCGAGCTGCTGCTGGCCGTCCTCGGCGGGCTGTTCGTCCTCATCACCATGTCGGTCGTCATCCAGGTCGGCTCGTTCAAGCTGACCGGCAAGCGCGTGTTCCGTATGGCCCCGCTCCAGCATCACTTCGAACTCAAGGGCTGGTCCGAAGTCCTGGTCGTCGTCCGCTTCTGGACCATCCAGGGCATCTGCGTGATCGCCGGTCTCGGCCTGTTCTACGCGGGCTGGGCGGCGGGCTGA
- a CDS encoding TSUP family transporter has protein sequence MVALERRHTRAVLGALRGSTGLLLLPAAGASAGALATRLAPPALVLWSFVAYVAITIVDLLRRPGFLRPRTHLGGPVGGPRPVPAVLGAPVGAVAAFLGVGGIVMTVPAMRRAGHTMHVASALANPLTLATALSLSGAGLPASAGAHVRLVGLVDLGAAAALLVGALPVIGVLRRRPPRIPDRVHAWAYVGLLTVVMAAMSLSRVS, from the coding sequence ATGGTGGCCCTGGAACGCCGTCACACCCGGGCGGTGCTCGGCGCCCTCCGCGGCAGCACCGGGCTGCTTCTCCTGCCGGCGGCCGGCGCCTCGGCCGGTGCGCTCGCCACCCGCCTCGCCCCACCGGCGCTGGTTCTCTGGTCGTTCGTCGCGTACGTGGCCATCACCATCGTCGATCTGCTGCGGCGGCCCGGCTTCCTGCGCCCTCGCACTCACCTCGGGGGGCCGGTGGGCGGACCGCGTCCGGTGCCGGCCGTTCTCGGCGCACCCGTCGGCGCGGTCGCGGCCTTCCTCGGCGTCGGGGGCATCGTCATGACCGTCCCCGCGATGCGGCGCGCCGGGCACACGATGCACGTGGCGAGCGCGCTGGCCAACCCCCTCACCTTGGCCACCGCGCTCTCGCTCAGCGGCGCCGGGCTCCCGGCCTCCGCCGGTGCGCACGTCCGCCTGGTGGGCCTCGTCGACCTCGGTGCCGCCGCGGCCCTGCTTGTCGGCGCCCTGCCGGTCATCGGGGTGCTGCGTCGGCGCCCACCGCGCATCCCCGACCGGGTCCACGCCTGGGCGTATGTAGGGCTGCTCACCGTGGTGATGGCGGCGATGTCGCTGTCACGCGTCTCCTGA